One Brassica napus cultivar Da-Ae chromosome C2, Da-Ae, whole genome shotgun sequence DNA window includes the following coding sequences:
- the LOC106410168 gene encoding basic leucine zipper 8, whose translation MDGFVYNLPGANPNQQFFNNQVPLVNLPATSDESNRSAEDDEKKRRRKVSNRESARRSRMRKRRHLNELWSMLVHLINENKCLFDELSRANEGYENVVEENKKLREENSKLRKMIGEIGF comes from the coding sequence ATGGATGGTTTTGTCTATAACCTTCCGGGCGCAAACCCTAATCAACAGTTCTTTAATAACCAAGTTCCACTTGTAAACTTGCCTGCCACGTCAGATGAGTCTAACCGGAGTGCAGAGGATGATGAGAAGAAGCGGAGGAGGAAGGTTTCGAACCGGGAATCAGCTCGGAGATCGCGTATGCGGAAAAGGCGACACCTGAACGAGTTGTGGTCCATGCTTGTTCATCTCATCAACGAGAACAAATGCCTGTTCGATGAGCTAAGCCGAGCCAATGAGGGCTACGAGAATGTTGTTGAAGAAAACAAGAAACTTCGGGAAGAAAATTCCAAGTTGAGAAAGATGATTGGTGAGATAGGTTTCTAA